Below is a genomic region from Oryzias melastigma strain HK-1 linkage group LG7, ASM292280v2, whole genome shotgun sequence.
GAGCTAACCCCTTGTTGCCTGTGGTTAGGTCATCCTTGAAGCTTTAAAAAGGGACATTGTCTGTTTGCGTCACTCTGATGCTCTGCTGTAAATGCAGTTTAATTCTTCCTCACTGTGATAAAagattttctaaactctttaaTTATTGCTGTTAAATCTGTCAAAACAGTGTGATTTGAGTTGACGTTGGTCCAACAAAACATAGCTTTGTGTGTTTGGTCTTAGCTTAACCATTTCTGGACTCCAtgaactctgttttattttcatgcttgttccagacaaacaaaacagacaatTGTCAGCAcacaagtgtttgtttttaatctacaAATCCATGTGACTTTTGTCACTAAAGAGCTCGACTTGTTTGCCTTTCAGAGCCAGAGGAGAGAAAAAGATGAATGCGCTGCAGTGTGCTCGTTACGTTTACAAAACCGAGGGCTTTCGGGGTTTCTACCGAGGCCTGACTGCGTCCTACGCCGGCATCTCGGAGACCATGATCTGCTTCCTCATCTACGAAACGCTGAAGAAGCACCTCGCCAGGAATCAGTTCAGCTCTCCCAACAGTGAAAACGAGAAGGGAGCGTCAGACTTCCTGCGGCTGATGATGGCAGCTGCTTTTTCCAAGGGCTGCGCATCTTGTGTGGCTTATCCTCACGGTAATTTAGTGCAACCACTGTTTAACACAATGCTCTGCTGTAGGAACACAACAATCTAATTGATTCCTTATTTTGTATGGTGGTTTCCAGAGGTCATCCGGACGAGGCTGCGGGAGGAAGGCAGCAAGTACAAGTACTTCTTCCAGACGGGGCGGTTGATAGCTGTGGAGGAAGGATATGCAGCTTTTTACAGAGGACTCATTCCACAGCTTATCAGACAAATCCCAAATACGGCCATCGTCCTGTCCACCTATGAACTCATTGTCCATCTGCTGGGAGACTCCAAGTGAAAGCAATGGAAAGTTTGGACTTTAAAGCTGCAGATGTCACTTGAAACTTGAGGCACAACGGGTGGATGAACTGTAAAGCGCAGCAtattgttggtgcagagctgaTGGAAAAGCAGCTTGTAGTGTTTCCCAAAGAGCTGTTCAACTTATTTAATTCAAAGCTTGTGAGGagtttatctaaaaaataatgcacaacgttatgaaaaaaataatggaacTCCAAAcctgtggaaaaagaaaaaggtcatCTTTGTGGAAGACTAATTTTAAGTTAAGtaaattatttctgtttttgttattttacgattgttttctttatattgTTGTTCCAAAACTGAGCAGACGCTTTCCACTGAAGAAGAGATGTTATTCTGATAAAGTGTAGCAACAGTGCTGTTCTTTGCATTGTCATATCTACATAGACTACTTGTACTTTTGGGTTTGAGGTACAgatatttatcatatttttccaTAAACATACATATATGCAGGCTTATCTGTATTTTCATGAAATAGagagattacttttttttttttttggcatttttggaAACTTGATGCTGCTCaataaaatctgtaaaagtGCTTCAAAGTGCTTCTGTTGCATGAAAAGCTCGAGGATGAGGTGAAGGAGGTCAAGCACGGAGAAAATTAGGTGTCTGCGTATTTTAGGTGTTCAACATCTGAAGAAAAGGGATATAAAGAAGTGTTTGTGCAGCTTGATTCACAAACGGCACCAACAAATATCACCTCACActcagactttaaaaaagacagaatgtaCCAATTCTTTACTGAGTCGGTTCTGGATTGCAGCAAAggataaaacattatttcacaGCAAAAGTTAAAGTGccaaaagtatttctttatttaatccGGCTTTCTTCaaggaaaatatatttcttgTTGTCCATTGAAAACCTTCAGTGTTCTTCCACTAGTTTAACTCCATTATTTCACAATGTCCTGTAAATAATTATTCTGTTTACGAGAAAATGAGCTGTATAAACGCttcaaagttttcttctttctgcatGAAATCTATTTTTGGCGCGGCTGGAAATGTTCCGAGTACATTTCCTTGTTTTCTTGTACTCCTTAGTAATTCTTTCTGTGAAAGGAGGTTACTTGCTGAGCAAATCTCTGGTGACTCAGATGTGAGACGCCAAACCTGATCTCTTCCTGCTGTTTTTGGTTACACTGTCCTCCCCAACCAGTTCAAACTGACTCCAGCAACGTGTCACAGAGGTGAGGGGGTTGAGGCAGAGCTCGCCACGAGGAGCAGAGGGAAACTGCTGGTTTGTTCACCAGAACAAATGAATTGTATGGTCATCCTTCAAAAAGGAAGATGGCCCTGTTTGCTGAACCAATATACCATGAattagtacaaaaataaaatagtttgtttgATTCCTGCTTCTTCAGAGTTTAAATGAACTAATAtctaaatggaaacatttttctgcacatagtagtttatttttacagaagaaCTGACCCAAATTCTTTGTGTACTGACTTATAGGTGAGGTTTCCTGACATGATACTGTTTGTGAAAGCCACCCATGCATCGGGCATGTCTTCctcttaattatttatttatttatttttatttttttaaaggtgaataatcatatttaaaatatatgaatatcctcctaacttaaaaaaaaaaaaacaatttagtcacattttttaGAATTCATTAAAATCTACAATTCCCAGAATCCCATCACCTCTTCATATTTACATCATAAAAATTCCTCAAATGTCCTCCGTAGAACCTTCAAATGAGTTAATTCAATAGTCTGCACTGGTTAGGAGTCATTCAGGGTGAGAAATGCCCTCTACAGAAGACACATTTGCATTGCTGGTAGTCAGGAggatattatgatatatatatatatatatataaaaacatacaaaaaataggtcaaaataGAACTAAGtagtttaaaaactatttttaagaaGACTACATACACGTTCAATCTTTATTAGTCTCGAAGAAACGCataattgaaacattttcttattaaatGGATTCATTTCATGGAATAAAAAGATGTATAAAGGTAACttgaataataaatgtttactagttccttttaaatataaaagaatatattttggAAGAAATATGGAGCAGAACTTggaacaaaaagtttttttctaggAACATGGaacatgagaagaaaaaaaaagcacataatATACGAGGGAAGAATCCTTTTCTAGGAGATTAGTGCTACTTCTAAAAAGACGGCAATTGtgttaaattaaaagattatGTTCCTGGAAACAGCATGCTGATCTGGGTGGGATGTTTAAACTAAGTTTATCTAAAGATTTCCGGTTCCTGTGTGAACAAAGTGACCCAGGTTTCACCTTCACCAGCTTCTGCAAAtgcaaatgcaaatattttattttattattattattttttttagtccaaTTGAATGATCTTTTAAAACAAGCtccattttactatttttactgGGTTTTACTTGGTTGAAACGCTCCAAAATGTGTGTAAGTGCACTTGAACTTAACACCTATTTTATtgtgtagaattaaaaaaacacttaaaaactaatattaataaacatgtatttttttagggcTAATAAATTAATTTCTGGTTTTCAgaggaaataaacaaaagcacaaaaatgaatgttaaacttctacttcagtaaaaaaaaaaacagtaaagtgtACTTTAAAGGCACTTATGTCCATGCAACTATTTATGCAATAGCCAAAAATGCAATATCATATTAATGCAATATTTAATCGTTGCTTTTCCAAATAGTTATTGTTAATGCATAAAGTTCAGATGGTTTTAACTGAAAAGTTAGATGATAATGTTtggattcattaaaaaaatctttatttataaaagtctATGAGACAAATGGACAGTAGGTGCTCGTAGCGACACCCCTGACCGCGCACAGCGCTCAGACTGCGGCTTGTGGTGACCTCTGTCTGCCGCAGGGAGAAGGACTTCCCCgggatggagggatgaatcCCTTGACGGGTGTGCGCGGGGCCTGACGGCCTTCAGGGCGATAAACATAAAACTCAACACTTTTTTCCAGCAAATTCCGGCCTTTATCTTGACCTGGGATTTGAATCGTTTTTACAAATTATGCAGCACTGCCTCGACTATGCTTGTAACTTACAGCCGCGCCCCGAGTTTCACTCTTAGTCGTTAGCGACTTTCTTTGTTATCGGTTGTGGCCAGATCTGTGCTGCACAGAAGGTAACTTATGTTTGTTAGCGATCGTTTGCGCTATTGCCGAGACCGCGGGCTCCTTTCACAGCCGCCAGTCTGACGGAATGCTACGGGAACGATGCGGACATTCCTCCGTATCCTTCTGACAGGTAAGCTAACGATGCTAGTTAGCATTTTAGCTGGACCCTGTTAGCATGAAGCCCCAGATTTATCAAGGTGGTCCTTccgtttaaaactttttttttaattgaataagaattgtgttttaaagttactttttattttaaaataactttcagtaaacaattaaaacatttacacgTGTGATAACTTTATGAAATATTCAATTATTAGATAAACTAGGGTGATGCTAATCATaactttacaaaatatttatcaacgaataaatatatattttgttggTTTAAGACATTTCATAAAATTAAGTCTCATctcaaataaataacaaaataaaaacaataaatgcaaacaatattattattattattacacatatatatttaatttagttaacaAATTTAGCTGTTCGCAGATTGCCTGATCAAAATTATTtggaatcatattttttttttaaagaacaaatgttggattttaagttgagcaacaaataaatatttcactttaaaatgtatttttcaaacaacaaaaaaacatttttttaatttagtttataaaaCAGGTGTAAAAATATCTTTGTGAGTATGCAATACTTGGTAATTTAGCAAATTGTAAGgaatttttcactttaaacttGGGtgtatggattaaaaaaaacaaaaaaagaaacaaataacaaCAGCAACAATGACAAAAAGCAAGACCCAAAACCTGTCACtgtgattttctttcaaaaataaaaatgtacttaacTCAAGAAagtgaatgtttattttttgattacaatgtttttgttttatttttattttatttttttgctaacgTATGTGGCTGGTTGTTCTGAGATTGCCTGCTCAAATTAGTTTGgagaaagttctgaaaaaacTACTTTGAAGTGGGAGTTTGAGTAGAGATGCAATTTGtacatgtttgcatgttttgtCCTTCCTCAGACAAGGCCACTTGTGTCAAAGTTACTTTTGCTCCCGAATAGAATCTTTATGTCCTAATgggccattaaaaaaaaaaaaaaaatcaaacatataaGCTTGAATTTTCTGGTACAGTGATTTGTCCTTAGTGTAATTATAGCCTCTTATTGTATTCTGTCCTCTTAATTAACCTAAATCCACACTTCAGTGTTACATTTACCAGTAATATGGACTATCATTGAAAGAAACATACAGCTGTTTACCTAATATATTAGTCCTGAAATGGTTGCTGATGGCATTACGTATGGAATCTGCTAATAAGTTTctattctctttgttttttcttacagGCCTATTAGGTTCTCTGTGGGATGGAGTAGCAGCTTTTGGTACGTCCGGGATTGATGTAAACCTATTTCATCCATATCCGTTCCTGCCTCTTAAGTAGATTTCCTTTGATCCTTAGGTGGGGTCAGACTTGTCAACGGCAACAACAAGTGTTCTGGTAGAGTTGAAGTCCTCCGCCATGAGCAGTGGGGGACTGTCTGTGACCATGGCTGGGATGTCCAAGAAGCAAACGTGGTGTGCTTGGAACTGGGTTGTGGTTTAGCTGAATCTGCCAGTCGTGGGGCAGAATTTGGTCCAGGCAGCGGAGAGATTGTCCTGCACCACGTTCAGTGTTCAGGACATGAGTCGAGTTTGACCCGCTGTGCTGTTGTCCTCCATAGCACTTCTTATTGCACCCACGAGAATGATGCAGGTGTGAGATGTTCAGGTGAGACTCCACTTAGAGTATTTTTCAGCAATAATCAGTCAaagcataatttttaaaatacatatattgcTTGTATGATTGTGAAAGGATGTTTCTTATGTTTGCATGTCTATTTATCATACAGAAAAAACAGGTCTagcaattttgtttttcccagGTACCCTGTTAATGCCCAGCCTCTCCTTATTGTCACCTCACACTGTGTTCTCTCCGGGGGAGGCTGTCCGCTTTCGCTGCAGCGTTCTGCTGCGTCACCACCTCAGCGACTTCCACCTGTACAAACATGGCGTTTCTACCCCGCTGGTCACTCAGAGGGCCGACCAGTCTCAAATCGGAGTGGAGCTCACACTGTCTGACTTAGAGACTTTCCACCAGGGCAGTTACAGCTGCCGGTACAGCATAAAGGGAGGCTTCCCGTCTCGGCTGCTCAGCTCTCCACCCAGTAATTCCATCAACATCACTGTGGGTGAGTCGTAACCGCATTTTCTAGTTTTGCAATGTGTGTTCCTGTTAGTGTGACTATCAGCTGCTCAGCCTTAGTCACAGTAGTCTACAGGTGGCCAAAAAACAACagagttaaaaatattttgttaagcTAATTATAAGTTAGCATGGACAACAGCGTTTATAGTCCAAAGTCATGACagtaaataaaagctgtttataacattgaaaatatatttttatttcttctcgaCAGTGGAACTTCTGACCCCTCATCACTGGTACAACACTTCCTCCGAAGCCCCAGCCGGCTCCGTCATCAAAGGGCAGAGTTTTAACATCACCTGCTCCACCTTGCAGCAGTACCCCGGTGGCTCTTTCCAGCTTCGATTGATCCGCTCCAACGGGACTGTGCGCCAATCACTGCCTGCCCTCTCCCAgtctgtcactttcaccttctcCAACGCCCAGACTTCCAACGAGGGATACTATTACTGCCTGTACCGGGTCCAGCTGGGAGGACGCACGTTTGTGTCCAGGGAAAGCCAGCCTCTGCCTATAGCTGTGAGAGGTAAGGAGGAACCATAAAAACCATGTTGTCACGAGAaagacttttagattttttccgTTAGATTGCTGTGAGGAGGAACAAAGGTAGCAGAGTCTGCACTTCAATCTTTAAGGACAATggctttaacttaaaaaaaaatgaaattttaaaactttttctgctaTAAAACCATCTCAGAGGAATCATTCTTCACAGATAAggataaatgttgttttaaagactCAAAAAATGTGGAAACTATCAACCTTTTCATATTATTTCATATCAACTTTAGCAAATTTGTTTTATAAGTTTTCAGACTTTATGTCggaaagatttgtttaaaaaaagtaacttgtaAATCAGTAATTTTTTAGAGAATcactttatatttgtattttaatatttttttgacattagattaaaacatttattttatcattatacATGTGGTAAAATAAGACTAAAGTCTGTtattaaaaaagtcttaaatgtaGCTTTTAGAAACTACAGTTGTTTGATGTCTACTGTTTTTGTCTATTTCTGGTATAGATTATGTGATTGTGTGCCTCATTTCttgatctattgcaaaagtgttcccagaggtattttaattatattttttgggaaaattaaaaaaaatctgtgttgttttctagccAAATTGTCTTGTCTGCCATCGttagaaaaatcccacaagaacatgctaaaaaacaggattttctttggagtggatCTAAAATGTTTGTCAGAACTTGAATCTAAAAGCTTCTTTAGGTTTTCAATCCTTCATCATTGGTCTTCGTCAGATCCTGATCCATTACTGAGCCCCATGGTGATCAGCTGGCTGGTGTCTGGCCTGACATTCATCATAGCTGTCATCATTATAATCACTGTGGCTAAAGTCCTGTGTCACAAAGAGAGGAAGCCCTCCGAGCTGGAGCGGGAGACCAGAACTTGTGAGTTCCCGTCCAGAGAAAATTcctattttctgtttatttcctcCAAAGTGATTGAAgtcttctgtttttcaggtgTGGACAACACTTATGTTGCCTTATCAATTAACAAGCTATGATGGGATATTTTTCCAACAGATGGGCAAAGGTATGCATCACTAtccaaaatagtaaaatatgtttgtgtctttgtttgtttcaacAATATGTAGGagttaaaatttatattttaatgcatAAATAAACGATCATcctgatcatgtttttgttgtatatcgcaaaagaaaagtaaaatgcCACGTCAGACATACATGTTCATATCAGAATCCAACCCGACATTAATAAGAAACTTGGAGATATTGGAGTGTTCTTAAACTTTTGATCAGTAGTATATGCGTGACTTATCCCAGGAGTCTGAaacttttaacactaaaagagtcatttggtcaaaaacccatttttaaaaacacaatttattcatgtttttgtagtaaattatttttaaaatgtagtttataaatatcacaataattaaatatatataatcattttagtattttgtctttttttatactAGCAtaaacaagttcctttcaaaataaaacactttaaaacaaaatccttcTCCTGCAGCAGATTTCATTGATAACTTTGGTATGGCAtccaaataatacaaaaaaaataataatatctaTGAATGCAATTATTTACTTAGCTTCTGAACAGCAACTAACACTGTTGTTTAAAAGATACAAATTTATGCACTAAACGTATTCAAATAATAGTAATTCactctgacagtaaattaaacctTCTCCTTCTGATCAACTTTCTGacttgttaaaaatattagtgCAAAACTCAATTAACTAAAGCAAATGAACCCATATAAAGATCCACAAATGGATTGATAGAGGCCACAAGTTATTCACGATTAAGCACACAGGTGACAGGTTTACTTTGAAACTTCATTTTCAAATTCTCTAATAGCTGAGTAGCTCAGTTCCTGTTAGATTGTAAGTAAATCTGTGCTTTGATAGGATGCAGTTCTTCTAACTGAAAAACACATCTGCATTTGTCCTAATGtgttatgttttacttttttagatatttcaagagttattttatgttttgttttgtttttatatatatatatatatttagttcaatTTTTGTAAGTGAAGGTTATTTGGGGAATTCTGTGTAGTTTTTGCACTATTCCTGTTTACCATTTGGTGTTTTCATAACTGTTATCTGAAGGTAACATGTTGTTTTCCACAGAATCACAGGTGTGAGGATGGTTAGAGGGCTCAAACTGGCACCTTATTCCAGATAAACAACAAATCCAGACTTGGTCATCTGCCACCTGCTGGCCACCGCTGGAACTAGATCAACACCCAGTTTAAGgctgatttgggttttttttattattattttttattaatgggGACTGACCTGCAGCTGGGCTGGTGTCACTGCTGGAAAACAATGACTGGCCCTTCGGCTAAGCTAGCAGCCACACTGACATTTCTACTGACACTAAAAGCAGAAGTAGTTTGTAGATTTTCTCAGGCACAGTCACAGCCTCACACGTAGGGACCTAAAACTTGTACGAGTTAGACTGGGTAAACTGTGACGAGGTTCAtcaggtttgtgtgtttggttCAAAAGCTCCTTTTGAACGTGAAACACTCCTAACAAGGTCCACTACATAATTACATTCTACAGAACAATCCTTAAGAggatgtttttgtattttatgtctgACACTATgcatcttttttcatttaacaaaatGCACTTCCGTTTGTAAATAGTAGTTGATTAAAATACTGGTGTTGTTTGGAGTTTGTGTGTAAGATCTTAAACTAAATACAAACATTACTGACGGTACTTGTTTTTATGAGGTAAAactgggtgaaaaaaaaaagattttaaactcAATACAGGTTGTGGTTTAtgtattttctacttttaagtTATTTACTTTAACAGATGTTTTAACCATGAATAAAAGACTGTTTTAATATACAAGCTCTTTATTTGTTGACAGTGAAGCCAAACCCCGTATGGATGGTAAAGTGATTTAAAAGAATACTGAAGTatttgctttattattattttttaacgtg
It encodes:
- the slc25a33 gene encoding solute carrier family 25 member 33, translating into MTQKDTLLHLFAGGCSGTVGAIMTCPLEVLKTRLQSSGLTLRPVFQVQLGTLSGAGVIRPGAVSPGLLQVLRSILEKEGPRSLFRGLGPNLVGVAPSRAIYFAAYSKSKEMFNGLLVPNSGLVHMSSAGVAAFVTNTLMNPIWMVKTRMQLEKKARGEKKMNALQCARYVYKTEGFRGFYRGLTASYAGISETMICFLIYETLKKHLARNQFSSPNSENEKGASDFLRLMMAAAFSKGCASCVAYPHEVIRTRLREEGSKYKYFFQTGRLIAVEEGYAAFYRGLIPQLIRQIPNTAIVLSTYELIVHLLGDSK
- the si:ch211-150o23.3 gene encoding uncharacterized protein si:ch211-150o23.3; translated protein: MRTFLRILLTGLLGSLWDGVAAFGGVRLVNGNNKCSGRVEVLRHEQWGTVCDHGWDVQEANVVCLELGCGLAESASRGAEFGPGSGEIVLHHVQCSGHESSLTRCAVVLHSTSYCTHENDAGVRCSGTLLMPSLSLLSPHTVFSPGEAVRFRCSVLLRHHLSDFHLYKHGVSTPLVTQRADQSQIGVELTLSDLETFHQGSYSCRYSIKGGFPSRLLSSPPSNSINITVVELLTPHHWYNTSSEAPAGSVIKGQSFNITCSTLQQYPGGSFQLRLIRSNGTVRQSLPALSQSVTFTFSNAQTSNEGYYYCLYRVQLGGRTFVSRESQPLPIAVRDPDPLLSPMVISWLVSGLTFIIAVIIIITVAKVLCHKERKPSELERETRTCVDNTYVALSINKL